The Beijerinckiaceae bacterium RH AL1 genome has a segment encoding these proteins:
- a CDS encoding hypothetical protein (ID:RHAL1_00668;~conserved protein of unknown function;~source:Prodigal:2.6) has protein sequence MVQPNDDASPTKWHLAHVTWFFETFVLKPHLPDYKLFDERFPYCFNSYYEAAGARHPRGRRGLLTRPSHDEVMAYRAYIDEHLAKLVASELVEDRRLKVLLEIGINHEQQHQELLLTDILSVFASQPLTPAYRSDPPPRGDAVPEMTFTAGEDGIVEIGHAGDSYFFDNERPRHRALLQPHAIADRLVTNGEWLAFMQDGGYRTAAHWLADGWAAVKTQGWDAPLYWEPREEGSSESWLQMGLYGLQPVDPSAPVTNISYYEADAYARWAGKRLPTEFEWEHAAVGEPVVEAQHVAPVAATNGDRQFYGQVWQWTQSAYLAYPGYRAEPGALGEYNGKFMCGQHVLRGSSCATPPGHARATYRNFFYPHQRWQFTGLRLASDR, from the coding sequence ATGGTGCAGCCGAACGACGACGCGAGCCCCACGAAGTGGCACCTCGCGCATGTCACCTGGTTTTTCGAGACGTTCGTCCTCAAGCCCCATCTGCCGGACTACAAGCTCTTCGACGAGCGGTTCCCCTACTGCTTCAACTCCTATTACGAGGCGGCCGGCGCGCGGCATCCGCGCGGGCGTCGCGGGCTGCTGACGCGGCCCTCGCACGACGAGGTGATGGCCTACCGCGCCTACATCGACGAGCATCTTGCCAAGCTCGTCGCGAGCGAGCTTGTCGAGGACCGCCGCCTCAAGGTTCTGCTCGAGATCGGCATCAACCACGAGCAGCAGCACCAGGAGCTCCTGCTCACCGACATCCTCAGCGTCTTCGCCTCGCAGCCGCTCACCCCGGCCTATCGAAGCGATCCGCCGCCGCGCGGCGATGCCGTGCCCGAGATGACCTTCACGGCCGGCGAGGACGGCATCGTCGAGATCGGGCACGCCGGCGACAGCTACTTCTTCGACAACGAGCGCCCGCGTCACCGCGCGCTGCTGCAGCCGCATGCAATCGCCGACCGGCTCGTCACCAACGGCGAGTGGCTCGCCTTCATGCAGGACGGCGGCTATCGCACCGCCGCCCACTGGCTCGCCGACGGCTGGGCCGCGGTGAAGACGCAGGGGTGGGATGCGCCGCTCTACTGGGAGCCGCGCGAGGAGGGGTCGAGCGAGTCGTGGCTGCAGATGGGCCTCTATGGCCTGCAGCCGGTCGATCCGTCCGCGCCCGTCACCAACATCAGCTACTACGAGGCCGACGCCTACGCCCGCTGGGCCGGCAAGCGCCTGCCGACCGAGTTCGAGTGGGAGCATGCGGCCGTGGGCGAGCCGGTCGTCGAGGCGCAGCACGTGGCGCCGGTCGCGGCAACGAACGGCGATCGCCAGTTCTATGGCCAGGTCTGGCAATGGACGCAGAGCGCCTATCTCGCCTACCCCGGCTACAGGGCCGAGCCGGGCGCGCTCGGCGAGTACAACGGCAAGTTCATGTGCGGCCAGCACGTGCTGCGCGGCTCGTCGTGCGCGACGCCGCCGGGCCATGCGCGCGCCACCTACCGCAATTTCTTCTATCCCCACCAGCGCTGGCAGTTCACCGGCCTGCGCCTCGCGAGCGACCGATGA
- the egtD gene encoding Histidine N-alpha-methyltransferase (ID:RHAL1_00669;~source:Prodigal:2.6), producing MTSSTTFTASEADPDASLFAAATLEGLGGAQKSLPCQFLYDERGSDLFEQITTVPEYYPTRTEIGILGRFVHEIVAETPAGAVLVEFGSGSSRKTEILLEAFDKLAAYVPIDVSASALEEARVRLAKRFPALRVQPVVGDFRADLVLPEDLASRPRIGFFPGSTIGNFQPAEAVDLMRTMRASLGDDARLIVGVDLRKPLSALLPAYNDSAGITAAFNKNLLVRANRELGADFDLDGFAHAAIFNDRKSRIEMHLVSRQEQTVSLLGRRFAFRPGETIHTENSHKFSISDFQMLARASGWLPGRVWTDEAPLFSVHELVAD from the coding sequence ATGACATCGAGCACTACCTTTACCGCCTCAGAGGCCGACCCCGACGCATCGCTTTTCGCCGCCGCGACCCTCGAGGGTCTCGGTGGAGCCCAGAAGTCGCTGCCCTGTCAGTTCCTCTACGACGAGCGCGGCAGCGACCTGTTCGAGCAGATCACCACTGTGCCGGAATATTACCCGACGCGGACGGAGATCGGCATCCTGGGTCGCTTCGTGCACGAGATCGTCGCCGAGACGCCGGCTGGCGCCGTGCTGGTGGAGTTCGGCTCCGGCTCGAGCCGCAAGACCGAGATTTTGCTCGAGGCGTTCGACAAGCTGGCCGCCTACGTGCCGATCGATGTCTCCGCCTCGGCGCTGGAGGAGGCGCGTGTGCGTCTCGCCAAGCGCTTCCCGGCGTTGCGCGTCCAGCCCGTCGTCGGCGACTTCCGCGCCGATCTCGTCCTGCCGGAGGATCTCGCCAGCCGCCCGCGCATCGGCTTCTTCCCCGGCTCGACGATCGGCAACTTCCAGCCGGCCGAGGCCGTCGACCTGATGCGCACCATGCGCGCCTCGCTCGGCGACGACGCGCGGCTCATTGTTGGCGTCGACCTGCGCAAGCCGCTCTCGGCCTTGCTGCCGGCCTACAACGATTCCGCAGGCATTACGGCCGCCTTCAACAAGAACCTGCTGGTCCGCGCCAACCGCGAGCTCGGCGCCGACTTCGACCTCGACGGCTTCGCGCATGCGGCGATCTTCAACGACCGCAAGAGCCGCATCGAGATGCACCTCGTCAGCCGCCAGGAGCAGACGGTCTCGCTGCTCGGCCGCCGTTTCGCGTTCCGCCCGGGCGAGACGATCCACACCGAGAACTCGCACAAGTTCTCGATCTCCGACTTCCAGATGCTGGCGCGGGCCTCGGGCTGGCTGCCCGGGCGGGTGTGGACCGACGAGGCGCCGCTCTTCAGCGTGCACGAGCTGGTCGCCGACTGA
- a CDS encoding hypothetical protein (ID:RHAL1_00670;~conserved exported protein of unknown function;~source:Prodigal:2.6), with protein sequence MRRPARVLVLGCLSLLALRGGARAATQGADHVADQGASWTDAARADYYSRDQGSRLIPLRWLRALKAADGSRFAAKLTRYGYVANPFDTGDDALPIGFTQAPTPRGPAVGMTCAACHERELVANGTTWRIDGAPANADFGAFVTDLDAAVARVLASDATFAPFAQAVLGDEAQDLVARETLKVEVRYWSTRFHALVAGTLKTAPPSGPTRLDAFAFIFNAVGGLSIGPRPIYLMPGNIHVGAAPVRYPVLWDSGKQDRTQWTGIAANGTKEMALARGVTELLGVFGHFRPVRTPGALGALDRDYLLHNTTNFAALAALDETIASMGPPAWPFGIDQALADKGKAVFARATADGGCAACHGEQKGAVEGTWKTPLVDVGTDRAAWHTLMDTVDTGDMAGASIPGHVPALKPTDTSLNLLRVSVGGTLIGLRAQAAVKQPVTSLVLGAVAGLLPKPMIQPEMLVPNGYEARVLRGIWAAAPYLHDGAVPTLADLLEPADKRPKSFPIGAQFDTARVGLAATQPPGTFVLQTTGCDDLASSRSVCGHEYGTHLPPEDKKALLEYLKTL encoded by the coding sequence ATGCGCCGTCCCGCTCGCGTCCTCGTCTTGGGCTGCCTCTCGCTGCTCGCGTTGCGCGGCGGTGCCCGTGCGGCCACCCAAGGCGCCGACCATGTCGCCGACCAGGGCGCGAGCTGGACCGACGCCGCCCGCGCCGACTACTATTCGCGCGACCAGGGCTCGCGGCTTATTCCGCTGCGCTGGCTGCGCGCGCTGAAGGCGGCCGACGGCTCCCGCTTCGCCGCCAAGCTCACCCGATACGGCTACGTCGCCAACCCCTTCGACACGGGCGACGACGCGCTGCCGATCGGCTTCACGCAGGCGCCGACGCCGCGTGGCCCCGCCGTCGGCATGACGTGTGCGGCCTGCCACGAGCGCGAGCTCGTCGCGAACGGCACGACCTGGCGCATCGACGGCGCACCCGCGAATGCCGACTTCGGCGCCTTCGTCACCGACCTCGACGCTGCCGTGGCGCGCGTGCTGGCGAGCGACGCGACGTTCGCGCCCTTTGCCCAGGCCGTGCTCGGCGACGAGGCGCAGGACCTCGTCGCGCGCGAGACGCTGAAGGTCGAGGTTCGCTACTGGTCGACGCGCTTCCATGCCCTCGTCGCCGGCACGCTGAAGACCGCGCCGCCGTCCGGCCCGACGCGGCTCGACGCCTTCGCCTTCATCTTCAATGCGGTCGGGGGCCTCTCCATCGGCCCGCGGCCGATCTACCTCATGCCGGGCAACATCCATGTCGGAGCCGCGCCGGTGCGCTATCCCGTGCTCTGGGACTCGGGCAAGCAGGACCGCACGCAGTGGACCGGCATCGCCGCCAACGGCACCAAGGAGATGGCGCTCGCGCGCGGCGTCACCGAGCTCTTGGGCGTGTTCGGGCACTTCCGGCCGGTGCGGACGCCCGGCGCGCTCGGCGCGCTCGACCGCGACTACCTCCTGCACAACACGACGAACTTCGCCGCGCTCGCCGCGCTCGACGAGACGATCGCCAGCATGGGCCCGCCGGCCTGGCCGTTCGGCATCGACCAGGCGCTGGCCGACAAGGGCAAGGCGGTCTTCGCGCGCGCGACGGCGGACGGCGGCTGCGCCGCCTGCCACGGCGAGCAGAAGGGCGCCGTCGAGGGCACCTGGAAGACGCCGCTCGTCGACGTCGGCACGGACCGCGCGGCGTGGCACACGCTGATGGACACGGTCGACACCGGCGACATGGCCGGCGCCTCGATCCCCGGCCACGTCCCGGCGCTGAAGCCCACCGACACGTCGCTCAACCTCTTGCGCGTCTCGGTCGGCGGCACGCTGATCGGGCTGCGCGCCCAGGCGGCGGTGAAGCAGCCGGTGACGTCGCTGGTGCTCGGCGCCGTCGCCGGCCTCCTGCCCAAGCCGATGATCCAGCCGGAGATGCTGGTGCCGAACGGCTACGAGGCGCGCGTGCTCCGCGGCATCTGGGCGGCCGCGCCGTATCTCCACGACGGCGCGGTGCCGACGCTGGCCGACCTGCTCGAGCCCGCCGATAAGCGGCCGAAGAGCTTCCCGATCGGCGCGCAGTTCGACACCGCACGCGTCGGCCTTGCCGCGACGCAGCCGCCCGGCACCTTCGTGCTGCAGACGACGGGCTGCGACGATCTCGCCTCCAGCCGCAGTGTTTGCGGCCACGAGTACGGCACCCATCTTCCGCCCGAGGACAAGAAGGCGCTCCTCGAATACCTGAAGACGCTATGA
- a CDS encoding hypothetical protein (ID:RHAL1_00671;~conserved exported protein of unknown function;~source:Prodigal:2.6) translates to MRVHPVLLVLGAGACLAPAVARTPTPVAAPPTSTTLVYADQGAAWTDDKRTLWDNVDQGSQLMPLAWLAALKQDDGKPFLEGSLARYGFVPQKDAAHYHDLPVGFTNVSSSQGAMVGISCAACHNRDLTVGKTTWRIDGGPSFNDFMPFVLDLDRAATRVHDDPAAFEAFAKSVLGAKAGDAEAAALLRTDFDLWWIRFHTFIDKSIPRDQAWGPSRMDAISLIYNRLAGLDVGPPPTYLIPENMQVGHAPVRYPFLWNAYRQAITQWTGFAANGNTFYGLTRNLGEEYGVFGTFHPQATTATFSILNRNYLIDNSANMKGLVAAEDVTKFIGPPKWPWGVDAALAKRGEAIFNRPRGEGCVRCHGVEEGTSEQGVPDTWKTPVVDVGTDRQAWNVIDREFKTGSMQGATLQGLVPPLKEKDQIILLVRAAVVGAIAEDQKARPQLDAQAAQIVDPAERLRKLSLDKLGLDALLVKSAVQAKLGFGPPGPPPLVQNGYEARVLRGVWAAAPYLHNGSVPSLAELLKPASQRVKAFQLGPEYDPATVGLASKQPQTHFTLHVTGCDDLLSGNSNCGHEYGTHLPDNDKRALLEYLKTL, encoded by the coding sequence ATGCGCGTCCATCCGGTCCTGCTCGTCCTCGGTGCCGGCGCCTGCCTGGCGCCGGCCGTCGCGCGGACGCCGACACCCGTCGCCGCACCGCCGACTTCGACCACCCTCGTCTACGCCGACCAGGGTGCGGCGTGGACCGACGACAAGCGCACGCTGTGGGACAACGTCGACCAGGGCTCGCAGCTGATGCCGCTGGCCTGGCTCGCGGCGCTGAAGCAGGACGACGGCAAGCCGTTCCTCGAGGGATCGCTGGCGCGCTACGGCTTCGTGCCGCAAAAAGACGCCGCGCACTACCACGACCTGCCGGTCGGCTTCACCAACGTGTCCTCGAGCCAGGGGGCGATGGTCGGCATCTCGTGCGCGGCCTGCCACAACCGCGACCTCACCGTGGGCAAGACGACGTGGCGCATCGACGGCGGCCCGTCGTTCAACGACTTCATGCCCTTCGTGCTCGATCTCGACCGCGCGGCGACGCGGGTGCACGACGATCCCGCCGCCTTCGAGGCCTTCGCCAAGAGCGTGCTCGGCGCCAAGGCTGGCGATGCCGAGGCCGCGGCGCTGCTGCGCACCGACTTCGATCTCTGGTGGATCCGCTTTCACACCTTCATCGACAAGTCGATCCCTCGCGACCAGGCGTGGGGCCCGTCGCGCATGGACGCGATCAGCCTCATCTACAACCGTCTCGCCGGGCTCGATGTCGGGCCGCCGCCGACCTACCTCATCCCCGAGAACATGCAGGTCGGCCACGCGCCGGTGCGCTACCCCTTCCTGTGGAATGCCTATCGCCAGGCGATCACGCAGTGGACGGGCTTCGCTGCCAACGGCAACACGTTCTATGGTTTGACGCGAAACCTCGGCGAGGAATACGGCGTCTTCGGCACGTTCCACCCGCAGGCGACGACCGCGACCTTCTCGATCCTCAATCGCAACTACCTCATCGACAACTCGGCCAACATGAAGGGCCTCGTCGCCGCCGAGGACGTCACCAAGTTCATCGGGCCGCCCAAATGGCCGTGGGGCGTCGATGCGGCGCTGGCGAAGCGCGGCGAGGCGATCTTCAATCGCCCGCGCGGCGAAGGCTGCGTGCGCTGCCACGGCGTCGAGGAAGGCACGTCCGAGCAGGGCGTGCCCGACACCTGGAAGACGCCGGTCGTCGACGTCGGCACCGACCGGCAGGCGTGGAACGTCATCGATCGCGAGTTCAAGACCGGCAGCATGCAGGGCGCGACGCTGCAGGGCCTGGTGCCGCCGCTGAAGGAAAAGGACCAGATCATCCTGCTGGTGCGCGCCGCCGTCGTCGGCGCCATCGCCGAGGACCAGAAGGCGCGCCCGCAGCTCGACGCGCAGGCCGCGCAGATCGTCGATCCGGCGGAGCGCCTGCGCAAGCTCTCGCTCGACAAGCTGGGGCTCGACGCGCTGCTCGTGAAGTCGGCGGTGCAGGCGAAGCTCGGCTTCGGGCCGCCCGGTCCGCCGCCGCTGGTGCAGAACGGCTACGAGGCGCGCGTGCTGCGCGGCGTGTGGGCGGCGGCGCCGTACCTGCACAACGGCTCCGTGCCGAGCCTTGCCGAGCTTCTGAAGCCGGCCTCGCAGCGCGTAAAAGCGTTCCAGCTCGGGCCGGAGTACGATCCCGCGACGGTCGGTCTGGCATCGAAGCAGCCGCAGACGCATTTCACGCTGCACGTGACGGGCTGCGACGATCTCCTCTCCGGCAACTCGAACTGCGGCCACGAGTACGGCACGCACCTGCCGGACAACGATAAGCGAGCGCTGCTGGAATATCTGAAAACGCTGTAG
- a CDS encoding protein of unknown function (ID:RHAL1_00672;~source:Prodigal:2.6): MRRALETLMKGRTVIAIAHRVTTLDGFDRLITLENGRVAKDEAPKLARAQVVEEPVETFGVAAE; this comes from the coding sequence GTGCGCCGGGCGCTCGAGACGCTGATGAAGGGCCGCACGGTCATCGCCATCGCCCACCGCGTCACGACGCTCGACGGCTTCGACCGGCTGATCACGCTCGAGAACGGCCGCGTGGCGAAGGACGAGGCGCCGAAGCTGGCGCGCGCTCAGGTCGTCGAAGAGCCGGTCGAGACCTTCGGCGTCGCGGCAGAGTAA